TCTAGTTAATCTGCAAACTTCTTCCCCCGATATGTCTGGAAGCATGAGATCTAATATAATGATATCTGGATCATTTTCTTTTATTTTTTTTAATGCTTCTATCCCGTTAGATGCCAGAAAAATTTCCCAGCCTTCCTTTTCAAAGTATGCTTCTAACACTTCAAGAATCATATCTTCATCATCAACGAGAAGGATTTTAGTCATTTAAAAACCCCCTTTTTCCTTATAGTACCACCTATTCATGTGCAAATGAAAATCTTCACGACTTCCACATAAGTTCCCCATAAAATCTACATATCGCACATATATGATGTAAGTAAGAAGAGGAAGGAGATGTTGACGATGAAAAAATTATTAGTCGGGTTTATTGCCGGTGCGGTTCTATTTGGAGGTGCAACTTTCGGTTTTGCACATTCAACAGGTAATGAATTCTTTGATTTTGAGGATATGAAACCACACATGGAAGAAATGCATCCAAACTTCTCTCCACAGCAATATGAGCAAATGTATAAGGATTGTCATGGTGAAAACGGCTTTATGCATCCTCACATGAGAAGCCGGCATTTTAATGAATAATTTCTTTGTAGGAGAAGATTTCAATGATGGGTGGCTATGGATTTGGGATGATGGGATATGGATTTATCGGATGGGCATTTAACCTTCTCGTGATCAGCATCGTCGTTTATTATGCCGCCAAATTGGCAATGAAAAATTACGATAAATAAAAACTGTGATAGAAATAAGCTGTCCATCAATATTAGTGGACAGCTTTCTCTTTTTCTCTTTTCATCAAGTATTCTCGTGTGTAAGAAAATTATTTAGCCGATAGTTCGCTTTCCGTTACCCACTTATGATTTGTAACTTCTTCCCCGTCAGTAGTCGGAGTGGAATCAATCATATAGACAGTAGTTTTTTTCGGCCGAATCAATTTCAGCTATTGCACCTTTCATCCCCTTCATATGATTTGCTTCTATAGTGACCTCAGTTCCTGACTCCAATTCTTTATCATTGGCATCTTTTATCCTTTCTTGGATAACCCATTTATGATTTTCAACTCTTTCTCCACCAGTTACCGGTGTATAAGAGATGGCGTAAGCTGTTGTGTCGTAAGCGCCAACAATTGTTGTTACAGCCTTTCATATGATCTGCTGTAACAATTGCTTCACTTCAACTTTAAATGTCGGGTTTTCAGCGACTTTCAAGCTTTCAGGGACTTCACCTGAGCTGGAATGATTCATTTTCATTTCCATTTCCATGTCTTCTTGCTTCGGTTCATTATTGACATTTGTGTGTTTTTCATTGCTCGTATTGTTCCCGCATCCGCTTAAACCAATGACCACTGCGATACTAAAAAAGTAATTGCTTTTTCATTAAATTAACACTCCTTTTCTGAGATAAGCATAAAAAAGCTATCCAAGAACTATTCTTTCTTGAGATAGCTTAAAATTAAACTTCCTTCCCTTTTTTAAGCTGCCATTTTCCTGCACACCCCTGCACACTTTCGGCACGCTTCAGCACAGCTTTGGCAATGGTCGTGATTATGCTTTTCGCACTCCCCCGCGCAGCGTTCACAAACTTCTGCACAAAGTTCTAAAATTTGCTTGGTAAAAGTGCTATTTCGTGTAATGGCTTGTGCAGTAAACGCACATATATCTGCACATTCGCGGTCCAAACGGATACTATCAGCCATCATCTCCATATCTTCCTCTTTCAAGCACGCATCAAAACAGACATTACATGCCTCCAAACATTCTAACAATGCCTTTAGACATTCTTCGTATTTAGTATTCATGAAATCGCCTCCGAATATAGTTGTTGTCGGAAATATTTTTCCCTTCAAAAGCGTTTTCAAACTGAAAAGAAGAAACTCCTCAAAAAACCCTTATTTCCATTAGAATTATTGCGTATAAATTTAAAGAAGCCAGTATGTACAAATACACACTGACTCCTTCTTTAGTGAATTTCATTATTTATGCTAACAAAGCAGACTTCTACACGATTAAATTGATTTTATTCCACTTTCACCTGCCCCATCATGCCATTGTCCTCATGTTCAAGAATATGACAGTGGAACATATACACGCCCTTATGCTTAAATTGTATCGCTATTTTAACTGTTTCGTCTGGCTTTATGGAGAAACTGTCCTTCCATCCACGTTCATTTTGCGGTGGTGCTTCTCCATCCCTTGAAATGATTTTAAATTGTGCCCCATGAACGTGGAATGGATGAATCATGCCGCCCATCATATCCGGTTTATTGTAAATTTCCCATACTTCGGTAACGCCTTGTTGTTGTGTAAAGTCAATTCTTTCCGGATCAAATTTCTTCCCATTTATCTCTACCATATCCATCATTCCAAAGAGTTCGACTTTCTTTGTAACTGGCAAATTCTTCTCTTCTTCTGTCAATGTAAAATCATTCAATTCTCCAGGAATCTCACTATTTACTCCGTTTTGATCAGAAATCTCAAATGGTAAAAGGACATACCCATCTTCATTAATTAACGCCAAGTCATTTTCCGCATTAAACTGTGAAAAATCAATGATGATTTCTGCTCTTTCTGAAGGCGTCAGTGTAACTTCATTCAAAGTAACTGGTGCATTCAAGAAGCCTCCATCCGTGGCGATTTGAACAAAAGAATCCCCCGTATTCAATTTAAATGTATAATTTCTCGCATTCGATCCATTTAATAAACGAAGACGTACTTTCTCTTGGTTTACAGTCAACTTAGGATTGAGCGTTCCATTAATCAATAATGTCTCACCGACTGTCCCGTCATCATTCATTGCGGCATTGTAATTCAACTCATGCTTATCATCAAAGATTCTATCCTGAAAAATCAAAGGAATGTCATTCTTTCCGTAATCATTTGGCAATCCTAGGCTTTTGGAATTATCGTCCTCAATATAAATTAACCCTGCAAGTCCATTATATACTTGCTCGGCAGTTTTGCCGTGAGGATGTGGATGGAACCACAATGTTGATGCCTCTTGCGTCACTTCAAATTCAATCACTTTTTCTTCTCCAGGCTGAAGGGCATCATGCGGTCCACCATCTGCCTCCCCTGATACTTCTAGTCCATGCCAATGAAAGGTTGTCTCCTCATCCAATTCATTTATCGTTCTAATTTTAACTTTGTCGCCTTTTTCAAAATGAAGCATCGGTCCTAAAAACGAACCATTGTATCCATATGTATTTGTTTCAATACCATTGAATATTTCAGTTTGCCCTTTTTGTGCTTTAACTGTATATACAATTCCCTCTTCATTATCCGGTTCAAGCATCGCTGGGATTTTCAATTCATTTTCTCCTGTTGAGTCGTTTAAAGGCACCACCTCATCATGGCTCATATGACCTTCCATCATGTCATGCATTTCTTCCATATGTTGATTCATATCCGAATGTTCCATTTCCACGTCAGGTTGTGAACTATTATTACTGCAACCGCTGATAATCAATATACTTATCGCCAATGCGGTAATCCTGATTTTAATCCCCATCAATTACTCCGCCTCCCCTTTGTATTTTTCCTTCTCTAGTTTAACAAGAGAATATCAAATAACTATGCAAAATTAGGAGAGTCTATTTCCGCCTACCGATAATCGTCATAACTTTGTCTTATTTTCTCCATAGATAATGGATATGTGATAGATATTATTATATATAAGAGGGATAAAATGAAATAAATCCCCAAACATATAGGAGGTATTCATTTTGAGAAAGTGGTTAATGTTAACACTACTGTTAAGTGTTTTGGTTGTTCTTGCTGCTTGTAGCGGAAAAGATACAACTGAAACAACCGGACAGGTAGATAATACTGGCGCTTCGGAAGATACATCTTCTGGTAATGAAATCAATATTACAGGGATTAACTTTGAATTCGATCAGGCTGAGTACACAGTTAAAGCTGGCGAAGAGGTTAAAATAACTTATCAAAACGAGGAAGGCATGCACGGAATTGCTATTGACGGCCTCGACGTGGATATAAAAGGCGATGGAGAGGCTACTTTTACACCTACAGAGCCAGGCGAATATACGATTTACTGCAACATTCCATGTGGGGCAGGTCATGATGATATGAAGTCGACACTAATTGTCACATAATCTGATTAGCACTTGCCTATTTCAAAGTAGGTAAAAAAATGAGTAGGATTGGAGGTTTTTCCTATCCTACTCATTTTTATGCTTACATTTTCTATGCTTCTATCATACAAAGATTATTTATTCAAATTTACTTTCTGTAATCTCAATGCGTTCAACACTACGGATACCGAACTGAAGGCCATTGCCGCACCAGCAACCCATGGTGCTAATAAGCCGATTGCTGCAATAGGAATTCCAATTGTATTGTAAATGAATGCGAAGAATAAGTTTTCCTTAATATTTCGCATTGTTTTTCGACTCATAATGAATGCATCCGCAACACTATTTAAATCTCCCCGCATTAGCGTAATATCAGCGGCTTCAATAGCGATATCAGTACCCGTTCCGACTGCCATCCCAACATCGGCCATCGCAAGTGCTGGGGCATCATTAATCCCATCCCCAACCATTGCTACCTTTTTTCCTTGATCTTGAAGCTTTTTAATCTCATCACTTTTCTGTTCTGGCAATACTTCCGCAATAACGTTAGACACGTTAATTTGACGGGCAATCGTCTCGGCGGTACGTTGGTTATCTCCCGTCAGCATGATTACTTCTAAACCTAATTCCTGCATCTTAGCAATCGCTTCTTTGGATGTGTCCTTTAATGTATCAGCTACTGCAACAATGCCTGCAAGTTTATGATCTACCGCAATTAGCATCGCTGTTTTCCCTTCACTCTCTAATTTTTCCATGGATACTTCCGAATCCGCGGTTGAGATGTTATTCTTCCTCATCAGTTTTCTCGTTCCAACTAACACTTCCCTGTCACTTACTTCGGCCCGAATTCCAAAACCCGGCAAAGCTTCGAATTCAGTTGCTTCAAGAAGTTCAATTCCTTTTTCTTTTACGCCATTAACAATTGCCTGAGCCAAAGGATGCTCAGATTGATTTTCAGCAGTTGCAATCAACTGCAAAACTTCTTCTTCCGTAAAGTCCGAGGTTACTGTAAAATCTGTTAAGGCAGGTTCGCCTTTTGTAATTGTGCCGGTTTTGTCTAAGACTACAGTATCGATTGACTGCGTGTTTTCCAAATGTTCTCCACCCTTGAAGAGCAGTCCCATTTCTGCAGCCCTACCCGAACCTGCCATAATCGATGTCGGGGTCGCCAAACCGAGCGCACATGGACAGGCAATAACTAAGATTGAGATAGTTGGGATTAATGCAGAACGCAAATCACCCGGTGTCACAGCAAAATACCAAATTAGGAATGTCGTAATTGCGATAACAACAACTATCGGTACAAATACCCCAGAAATTCGATCCGCCAAACGCTGGATATCAGCCTTGGAACCTTGTGCTTCTTCAACCACTTTTACAATTTGCGCTAACGCTGTATCTTTTCCAACTCTAGTCGCTTTGATTTGCAATGAGCCATTCTTATTAATTGTTGCACCAATTACCGCGTCACCCGCAACTTTATCAATTGGAATACTTTCGCCTGTAATCATCGATTCGTCGATTGCAGAGCGTCCTTCAATAATTTCTCCATCCACCGGGATTTTTTCCCCTGGTCTTACTAGGATTGTATCCCCTGATACAACTTCCTCAATAGGTATTTCTTTCTCAAGCCCATCTCTCAGGACTCGAGCTGTTTTAGCCTGTAAACCAAGTAGTTTTTGAATCGCCTGACTCGTCTTCCCTTTGGCACGAACCTCGAACAGCTTACCAAGCACAATCAATGTAATAATAACTGCCGCAGCTTCAAAATACAATTCGGGTTCTCCAATACTTCCAGCATT
This window of the Sporosarcina pasteurii genome carries:
- a CDS encoding multicopper oxidase domain-containing protein; protein product: MGIKIRITALAISILIISGCSNNSSQPDVEMEHSDMNQHMEEMHDMMEGHMSHDEVVPLNDSTGENELKIPAMLEPDNEEGIVYTVKAQKGQTEIFNGIETNTYGYNGSFLGPMLHFEKGDKVKIRTINELDEETTFHWHGLEVSGEADGGPHDALQPGEEKVIEFEVTQEASTLWFHPHPHGKTAEQVYNGLAGLIYIEDDNSKSLGLPNDYGKNDIPLIFQDRIFDDKHELNYNAAMNDDGTVGETLLINGTLNPKLTVNQEKVRLRLLNGSNARNYTFKLNTGDSFVQIATDGGFLNAPVTLNEVTLTPSERAEIIIDFSQFNAENDLALINEDGYVLLPFEISDQNGVNSEIPGELNDFTLTEEEKNLPVTKKVELFGMMDMVEINGKKFDPERIDFTQQQGVTEVWEIYNKPDMMGGMIHPFHVHGAQFKIISRDGEAPPQNERGWKDSFSIKPDETVKIAIQFKHKGVYMFHCHILEHEDNGMMGQVKVE
- a CDS encoding heavy metal translocating P-type ATPase, coding for MATEEKTLQISGMTCAACANRIEKGLSKIEGVEKAIVNFAMESSTIVYNPEKTNVTEFKDRVEKLGYQVVQEKVDFDISGMTCAACATRIEKRIKKMDGVSNANVNFALETIAVEYDDKQVATADMIAAVKKMGYELIPKQDGKDKIDHKEQEIKKQQRRFIFSAILTFPLLWTMVAHFEFLSFIYMPAILMNPWLQLALATPVQFIVGAGFYKGAFNALKNKSANMDVLVALGTSAAYFYSLYLSFEWMNAGSIGEPELYFEAAAVIITLIVLGKLFEVRAKGKTSQAIQKLLGLQAKTARVLRDGLEKEIPIEEVVSGDTILVRPGEKIPVDGEIIEGRSAIDESMITGESIPIDKVAGDAVIGATINKNGSLQIKATRVGKDTALAQIVKVVEEAQGSKADIQRLADRISGVFVPIVVVIAITTFLIWYFAVTPGDLRSALIPTISILVIACPCALGLATPTSIMAGSGRAAEMGLLFKGGEHLENTQSIDTVVLDKTGTITKGEPALTDFTVTSDFTEEEVLQLIATAENQSEHPLAQAIVNGVKEKGIELLEATEFEALPGFGIRAEVSDREVLVGTRKLMRKNNISTADSEVSMEKLESEGKTAMLIAVDHKLAGIVAVADTLKDTSKEAIAKMQELGLEVIMLTGDNQRTAETIARQINVSNVIAEVLPEQKSDEIKKLQDQGKKVAMVGDGINDAPALAMADVGMAVGTGTDIAIEAADITLMRGDLNSVADAFIMSRKTMRNIKENLFFAFIYNTIGIPIAAIGLLAPWVAGAAMAFSSVSVVLNALRLQKVNLNK
- a CDS encoding four-helix bundle copper-binding protein; protein product: MNTKYEECLKALLECLEACNVCFDACLKEEDMEMMADSIRLDRECADICAFTAQAITRNSTFTKQILELCAEVCERCAGECEKHNHDHCQSCAEACRKCAGVCRKMAA